A stretch of the Neisseria sp. DTU_2020_1000833_1_SI_GRL_NUU_006 genome encodes the following:
- a CDS encoding NADH-quinone oxidoreductase subunit J has translation MTFSAILFYILAAIVLYGALRTVTAKNPVHAALHLVLTFCVSAMIWMLMQAEFLGITLVVVYVGAVMVLFLFVVMMLNIDIEAMRAGFWRHAPVAGVVGTLLAVALILILVNPKTDLAAFGLMKDIPADYNNIRDLGSRIYTEYLLPFELAAVLLLLGMVAAIALVHRKTINPKRMDPADQVKVRADQGRMRLVKMEAVKPQTEFVEESEVSDDLKPEGEGKA, from the coding sequence ATGACTTTTTCTGCGATTCTATTCTATATCCTTGCCGCTATCGTCTTATATGGCGCGTTGCGCACCGTTACCGCGAAAAACCCTGTCCACGCCGCTTTGCATCTGGTGCTGACCTTCTGCGTGAGCGCGATGATTTGGATGCTGATGCAGGCGGAGTTTTTGGGGATTACGTTGGTGGTCGTGTATGTCGGCGCCGTGATGGTGCTGTTCCTGTTCGTTGTGATGATGCTGAATATCGACATCGAAGCCATGCGCGCCGGTTTCTGGCGTCATGCGCCTGTTGCCGGTGTAGTCGGTACGCTGTTGGCGGTTGCCCTGATTCTGATTCTGGTTAACCCGAAAACCGACCTTGCTGCATTTGGCTTGATGAAAGACATTCCTGCCGATTACAACAATATCCGCGATTTGGGCAGCCGTATTTATACCGAATACCTGTTGCCGTTTGAGTTGGCGGCGGTATTGCTGCTGTTGGGTATGGTAGCCGCGATTGCGCTGGTTCACCGCAAAACCATCAATCCGAAACGCATGGATCCTGCCGACCAAGTTAAAGTGCGCGCCGACCAAGGCCGTATGCGCTTGGTAAAAATGGAAGCTGTGAAACCGCAAACCGAATTTGTTGAAGAGAGCGAAGTTTCAGACGACCTCAAGCCTGAAGGGGAGGGCAAAGCATGA
- a CDS encoding NADH-quinone oxidoreductase subunit M has translation MFSNYLLSLAIWIPIAAGVLVLATGPDSRAPLARVLALIGALAGFLVTLPLFTGFDRLSGGYQFTEFHEWIPLLRINYSLGVDGISVLFVILNAFITLMVVLAGWEVIQKRPAQYMAAFLIMSGLINGAFSARDALLFYVFFEGMLIPLYLIIGVWGGPRRVYASVKLFLYTLMGSLLMLVAIVYLSYQVGGFAIEDFQNIKQIPLGVQQLLFVAFFLSFAVKVPMFPVHTWLPDAHVEAPTGGSMVLAAITLKLGAYGFLRFILPILPDASRYFAPVIIVLSLIAVVYIGMVALVQTDMKKLVAYSSISHMGFVTLGMFLFINGQLNDWALKGAVIQMISHGFVSAAMFMCIGVMYDRLHTRNIADYGGVVNVMPKFAAFMMLFAMANAGLPATSGFVGEFMVIMGAVKVNFWVGALAALTLIYGASYTLWMYKRVIFGAVGNPHVADMKDINCREFAILAILAVAVLGMGLYPQAFIEVVHQAANDLIAHVAQSKI, from the coding sequence ATGTTTTCCAACTACCTACTCAGCTTGGCAATATGGATACCCATCGCTGCGGGCGTGCTGGTTTTGGCGACGGGGCCGGACAGCCGTGCGCCACTTGCCCGCGTGCTCGCTTTAATCGGTGCGCTTGCCGGTTTCTTGGTAACGCTGCCCTTGTTTACGGGTTTCGACCGTTTGAGCGGCGGCTATCAGTTTACCGAGTTCCACGAGTGGATTCCGCTTTTGCGAATCAACTACTCGCTGGGGGTGGACGGTATTTCGGTGCTGTTTGTCATTCTGAACGCGTTTATCACGCTGATGGTGGTGCTGGCGGGTTGGGAAGTGATTCAGAAACGTCCGGCGCAGTATATGGCGGCGTTTTTAATCATGTCGGGTCTGATTAACGGCGCGTTTTCAGCGCGGGATGCCCTGCTGTTTTATGTGTTCTTCGAGGGTATGCTGATTCCGCTGTACCTGATTATCGGTGTATGGGGCGGTCCGCGCCGCGTGTATGCGTCGGTGAAGCTGTTTCTCTATACGCTGATGGGTTCGTTGCTGATGCTGGTGGCGATTGTGTATCTGTCTTACCAAGTGGGCGGCTTTGCGATTGAGGATTTCCAAAACATCAAACAGATTCCGCTGGGCGTGCAACAGCTTTTGTTTGTGGCGTTCTTCCTGTCGTTTGCGGTGAAAGTGCCGATGTTCCCCGTGCACACTTGGCTGCCGGATGCCCACGTTGAGGCGCCGACGGGCGGTTCGATGGTGTTGGCGGCGATTACGCTGAAATTGGGCGCATACGGCTTTTTGCGCTTCATCCTGCCGATTCTGCCCGATGCGTCGCGCTATTTCGCGCCGGTCATCATCGTTTTGAGCCTGATTGCGGTGGTGTATATCGGTATGGTTGCGCTGGTGCAGACCGATATGAAAAAACTGGTGGCGTATTCGTCCATCAGCCATATGGGTTTCGTTACCTTGGGAATGTTCTTGTTCATTAACGGCCAGTTGAACGACTGGGCGTTGAAAGGCGCGGTTATCCAGATGATTTCGCACGGTTTCGTGTCGGCGGCGATGTTTATGTGCATCGGCGTGATGTACGACCGCCTGCACACGCGCAATATTGCCGATTACGGCGGCGTGGTGAACGTGATGCCCAAGTTTGCGGCGTTTATGATGCTGTTTGCGATGGCAAACGCGGGTCTGCCGGCGACTTCGGGCTTCGTGGGCGAGTTTATGGTGATTATGGGCGCGGTCAAAGTGAATTTCTGGGTAGGCGCGCTGGCGGCGCTGACGCTGATTTACGGCGCGTCTTACACGCTGTGGATGTATAAACGCGTGATTTTCGGCGCGGTCGGCAATCCGCACGTTGCCGATATGAAAGACATCAACTGCCGCGAATTTGCGATTCTGGCGATTTTGGCGGTTGCGGTATTGGGTATGGGCCTGTATCCGCAGGCGTTTATCGAAGTGGTGCATCAGGCGGCAAACGATTTGATTGCCCATGTGGCGCAAAGCAAGATTTGA
- a CDS encoding chorismate mutase, with product MVEDKLPQTLNEVREAIDGLDKELIELLARRQKLVRQAGRLKPKNDVQAVSAPERVVQVIASRRAYAEKAGLSPEVAETVWRSMIDAFIKLEMETNRADGA from the coding sequence ATGGTTGAAGACAAATTACCGCAAACCCTAAACGAAGTCCGTGAAGCCATCGACGGTTTGGACAAGGAATTAATAGAATTACTCGCCCGCCGGCAGAAGCTGGTACGGCAGGCAGGCCGTCTGAAACCTAAAAACGATGTGCAGGCGGTTTCCGCGCCCGAACGGGTGGTGCAAGTGATTGCCTCGCGCCGTGCCTATGCCGAAAAGGCCGGTTTGTCGCCCGAAGTAGCCGAAACAGTTTGGCGCAGCATGATTGATGCGTTCATTAAACTGGAGATGGAAACCAACCGTGCCGACGGGGCGTAG
- the nuoL gene encoding NADH-quinone oxidoreductase subunit L — protein MNDMTLYLIIALVPLAGSLIAGLFGNKIGRAGAHTVTILGVAVSAVLSAYVLWGFIDGSRAKFDENVYTWLTMGGLDFSVGFLIDTMTAMMMVVVTGVSLMVHIYTIGYMHDEKVGYQRFFSYISLFTFSMLMLIMSNNFVQLFFGWEAVGLVSYLLIGFYFKRPSAIFANLKAFLINRVGDFGFLLGIGLVLAYFGGSLRYQDVFAYLPNVQNATIQLFPGVEWSLITVTCLLLFVGAMGKSAQFPLHVWLPDSMEGPTPISALIHAATMVTAGLFMVSRMSPIYEMSSTALSVIMVIGAITALFMGFLGVIQNDIKRVVAYSTLSQLGYMTVALGASAYSVAMFHVMTHAFFKALLFLAAGSAIIGMHHDQDMRHMGNLKKYMPITWLTMLIGNLSLIGTPFFSGFYSKDSIIEAAKYSTLPGSGFAYFAVLASVFVTAFYAFRQYFMVFHGEEKWRSLPEHHSDGHGEEHHGLGKNDNPHESPLVVTLPLILLAIPSVIIGYIAIEPMLYGDFFKDVIFVNADAHPTMHIMKEEFHGALAMVSHSLHSPVFYLAIAGVLSAWLLYVKLPHLPAKIAQTFRPVYVLFENKYYLDALYFNVFAKGTRALGNFFWKVGDTAIIDNGIVNGSAKLVGAIAAQVRKAQTGFIYTYAAAMVFGVLVLLGMTFWGLFR, from the coding sequence ATGAACGACATGACTTTATATCTCATCATTGCCCTCGTGCCTTTGGCAGGCTCGCTGATTGCGGGTTTGTTCGGCAATAAAATCGGACGTGCCGGCGCGCATACGGTTACGATACTCGGCGTGGCTGTGTCTGCCGTGCTGTCGGCTTATGTGCTGTGGGGCTTTATCGACGGCAGCCGCGCCAAGTTTGACGAGAATGTCTATACCTGGCTTACGATGGGCGGTTTGGATTTTTCCGTCGGCTTCTTGATCGATACGATGACGGCGATGATGATGGTCGTGGTAACGGGTGTGTCGTTGATGGTGCATATCTACACCATCGGCTATATGCACGATGAAAAAGTCGGCTACCAACGCTTCTTCAGCTATATTTCTTTGTTTACATTCAGCATGTTGATGCTGATTATGAGCAACAACTTCGTCCAGCTCTTCTTCGGTTGGGAAGCGGTGGGCTTGGTGTCGTATCTCTTGATCGGTTTCTATTTCAAACGTCCGAGCGCGATTTTCGCCAATCTGAAAGCCTTTTTGATCAACCGCGTCGGCGACTTCGGCTTTTTGCTCGGTATCGGTTTGGTACTTGCCTATTTCGGCGGCAGCCTGCGCTACCAGGATGTATTCGCCTATCTGCCCAACGTACAAAATGCCACCATCCAGCTTTTCCCCGGTGTGGAATGGTCGTTGATTACCGTAACCTGCCTGCTCCTGTTTGTGGGTGCGATGGGTAAATCGGCTCAGTTCCCGCTGCATGTCTGGCTGCCCGATTCGATGGAAGGCCCGACGCCGATTTCCGCATTGATTCACGCCGCAACGATGGTTACGGCGGGGCTGTTCATGGTATCGCGCATGTCGCCGATTTACGAAATGAGCAGCACCGCGCTGTCGGTCATTATGGTTATCGGCGCGATTACCGCCCTGTTTATGGGCTTCTTGGGCGTGATTCAAAACGACATCAAGCGCGTGGTTGCGTATTCCACCCTGTCGCAACTGGGCTATATGACCGTGGCTCTGGGCGCGTCCGCCTATTCCGTGGCGATGTTCCACGTCATGACCCACGCCTTCTTTAAAGCCTTGCTGTTCTTGGCGGCGGGTAGCGCCATTATCGGTATGCACCACGACCAAGACATGCGCCACATGGGCAATCTGAAAAAATACATGCCGATTACTTGGCTGACCATGCTGATCGGTAACTTGTCGCTGATCGGTACGCCGTTCTTCTCCGGCTTCTACTCCAAAGATTCGATTATCGAAGCGGCGAAATACAGCACCCTGCCGGGCAGCGGCTTTGCCTATTTCGCCGTCCTCGCCAGCGTGTTCGTTACCGCGTTTTACGCGTTCCGCCAATACTTTATGGTGTTCCACGGCGAAGAAAAATGGCGCAGCCTGCCCGAACACCATTCAGACGGCCATGGCGAAGAACATCACGGCTTGGGTAAAAACGACAATCCGCACGAAAGCCCGCTGGTCGTTACCCTGCCGCTGATTCTGCTTGCCATTCCGTCCGTCATCATCGGCTACATCGCCATCGAACCCATGCTCTATGGCGATTTCTTCAAAGACGTGATTTTCGTCAACGCCGACGCGCATCCGACCATGCACATCATGAAAGAAGAGTTCCACGGCGCATTGGCGATGGTGTCGCACAGCTTGCATTCGCCCGTCTTCTACCTCGCAATCGCAGGCGTATTGAGCGCATGGCTTTTGTACGTCAAACTGCCGCACCTGCCCGCCAAAATCGCGCAGACGTTCCGTCCGGTTTACGTTTTGTTTGAAAACAAATACTACCTCGACGCCCTGTATTTCAACGTCTTCGCCAAAGGCACGCGCGCATTGGGCAACTTCTTTTGGAAAGTCGGCGATACCGCCATTATCGACAACGGCATCGTCAACGGCTCCGCTAAACTGGTCGGCGCGATTGCCGCTCAGGTACGCAAAGCCCAAACCGGCTTTATCTACACCTACGCCGCCGCTATGGTGTTCGGCGTATTGGTCTTGCTCGGCATGACCTTCTGGGGCTTGTTCAGATAA
- a CDS encoding cupin — MPDTQTIRSAEFTASRAWDALDIANMNGTTVRLHWTDQPYKWHVNDGEEVFAVMDGEVDMHYRENGEEHIVRLKSGDIFYAGIGTEHVAHPCGEARILVIEKEGSV, encoded by the coding sequence ATGCCCGACACACAAACCATCCGCTCCGCCGAATTTACCGCTTCCCGCGCATGGGACGCACTCGACATCGCCAATATGAACGGCACCACCGTGCGCCTGCACTGGACGGACCAGCCCTACAAATGGCACGTCAACGACGGAGAGGAAGTGTTTGCCGTGATGGACGGCGAAGTCGATATGCACTACCGGGAAAACGGTGAAGAACACATCGTTCGGTTGAAAAGCGGCGACATCTTCTACGCAGGAATCGGCACGGAACACGTCGCCCATCCGTGCGGCGAAGCGCGGATTTTGGTGATTGAGAAAGAAGGCAGTGTTTGA
- the nuoN gene encoding NADH-quinone oxidoreductase subunit NuoN: MNLIDLNLMPAMPEIVLFALLLVVLLADLWISDKNRYLTHLMSLGAVLVVAVTQLAVWEQGSVLAFHGMYIADGMSRLSKLVLYGLTFGLFIYSKPYNQARGIFKGEFYTLSLFALLGMSVMVSAAHFLTAYIGLELLSLSLYAMIALRRDSGRSAEAALKYFVLGALASGLLLYGISMVYGATHSLDFATVLASSYSEIANEWLLKLGLVFIVVAVAFKLGAVPFHMWVPDVYHGAPTSVAAFVGTAPKIAAVVFAFRILVTGLGTVHHDWSQMFAVLAVASLLIGNLAAIMQANIKRMLAYSTISHMGFILLAFMAGAVGFAAGLYYAITYALMAAVGFGILMVLSTDNIECEEIKDLAGLNQRHAWFAFLMLLAMFSMAGIPPLMGFYAKFGVIKALLSASTAQNAAMAGSTYIVLAVFAVMMSLIGAFYYLRVVKVMYFDEATHDQPVGSNYAAKFFLSVNAFLLILWGIMPQTVIDWCARALENTL, encoded by the coding sequence ATGAACTTGATTGATTTGAACTTAATGCCTGCCATGCCCGAAATCGTGCTGTTTGCGCTGCTGTTGGTGGTGTTGCTGGCGGACTTGTGGATTAGCGATAAAAACCGCTATCTGACCCATCTGATGAGCTTGGGTGCTGTCCTTGTTGTGGCGGTTACGCAGCTGGCAGTGTGGGAGCAGGGCAGTGTGTTGGCGTTTCACGGAATGTATATTGCCGACGGTATGTCGCGCCTGTCCAAGCTGGTGCTGTACGGATTGACCTTCGGGCTGTTTATTTACAGCAAGCCCTACAATCAGGCACGCGGTATTTTTAAAGGCGAGTTTTATACTTTGTCGCTGTTCGCCCTGTTAGGCATGAGCGTGATGGTGAGCGCGGCGCATTTCCTGACCGCCTACATCGGTTTGGAACTTTTGTCGTTGTCGCTTTACGCCATGATTGCGCTGCGTCGCGATTCCGGCCGCTCCGCCGAAGCCGCTCTTAAATATTTCGTCTTAGGTGCGCTGGCTTCCGGCCTGCTGCTCTACGGCATTTCGATGGTGTACGGCGCGACGCATTCGCTCGACTTCGCTACTGTTTTGGCATCGTCTTACAGCGAAATTGCCAACGAGTGGCTGTTGAAACTGGGGTTGGTGTTTATCGTCGTGGCGGTGGCGTTCAAACTGGGCGCGGTGCCGTTTCATATGTGGGTGCCCGACGTGTACCACGGCGCGCCGACATCCGTTGCCGCGTTTGTCGGTACGGCGCCGAAAATCGCCGCCGTCGTCTTTGCCTTCCGCATTTTGGTTACCGGTTTGGGAACGGTGCATCACGACTGGTCGCAGATGTTCGCCGTGTTGGCGGTGGCATCGCTTTTGATCGGTAACCTTGCCGCCATCATGCAGGCAAACATCAAACGTATGCTCGCCTATTCCACCATATCGCATATGGGCTTCATCCTGCTGGCGTTTATGGCGGGGGCGGTCGGTTTCGCGGCGGGTTTGTATTACGCCATTACTTACGCGCTGATGGCGGCGGTCGGTTTCGGCATATTGATGGTATTGTCCACCGACAATATCGAGTGTGAAGAAATCAAAGATTTGGCAGGTCTGAACCAACGTCATGCTTGGTTTGCCTTCCTGATGCTGTTGGCGATGTTCTCGATGGCGGGTATTCCGCCGCTGATGGGCTTTTACGCCAAATTCGGCGTGATTAAGGCTTTGTTGAGCGCATCGACCGCCCAAAACGCCGCCATGGCGGGCAGCACATACATCGTACTTGCCGTGTTCGCCGTGATGATGTCGTTAATCGGCGCGTTCTACTACCTGCGCGTAGTCAAAGTCATGTATTTTGACGAAGCCACCCATGACCAACCCGTCGGCAGCAATTACGCCGCCAAATTCTTCCTAAGCGTCAACGCGTTCTTGC
- the nuoK gene encoding NADH-quinone oxidoreductase subunit NuoK: protein MITLTHYLVLGALLFGISAMGIFMNRKNVLVLLMSIELMLLAVNFNFIAFSQHLGDTAGQIFVFFVLTVAAAESAIGLAIMVLVYRNRKTINVADLDELKG, encoded by the coding sequence ATGATTACCTTGACGCATTATCTGGTATTGGGCGCGCTCCTGTTCGGTATCAGCGCCATGGGCATCTTTATGAACCGCAAAAACGTGCTGGTATTGCTGATGTCCATCGAGCTGATGCTCTTGGCGGTAAACTTCAACTTTATCGCCTTCTCACAGCACTTGGGCGATACCGCCGGACAGATTTTCGTATTCTTCGTATTGACCGTCGCCGCTGCCGAATCCGCCATAGGTTTGGCGATTATGGTGCTGGTGTACCGCAACAGAAAAACGATTAATGTTGCCGATTTGGACGAGTTGAAAGGGTAA